The Bombus pascuorum chromosome 13, iyBomPasc1.1, whole genome shotgun sequence nucleotide sequence TGCAGAAGAACGATATGAAAGCCGTTACCTTGCAGCTAGCTATGGACTTGGTTCACCAAATGGTTCGAAATCCATAAATTTCTATCCTTCTTCCTTACTTGTCTGCTTTTTCCTATTATTATTGGTGCAAATCAAACGAAGAATGTCTTCACCTGTctaataaaagttttattttccCACCTATTTTCAATCTTAaatacatgtaatattacgtacatgAAATATGATGAGTTTTAGCttttttcacaaaaaaaagaaaaacaatacaGTTCTGCGATAGTTTTAACCCTTCCTTCATTCGCTATGAAAGTCaggagattttatttttattaccattaataaaattctttccatGTTATTTTATCTCTCTTAAAGAAATCACCCTTTTCAAATATACTTCTATAAATTCTGTTATTagaacgttaaatattatagacgTACATAAGACTGAATTACTTATTACGCCGTCtgatgattttaatatatgcaattatgctattttctttctttttttcctttttaaataattatacgtatatttgttGTCACATGTGTGTACACGTACTTCATAGTGAAAGGGTTCAAACGAAAATGTTgatcttataaaacgaaaaactaGACAATTCCACAGAAATAAATGGCTTAATTTTTCAGGAAAAACGGGATCTTATAACAGGTTTAAAAACACGGACGAATGCTGGCCGACCGAACTGGGATAAAGTATTCAAGCAGCTTCAGGATCAGAAGAAAGGCAAAGTGACAGTCTTTTACTGTGGTCCGCCGCAACTGGCAAGAATTTTACGTTACAAGTGCGACCAATTCGGTTTTATCTTTAGAAAAGAGTCATTTTAAGCTTTTTAAGAGGAGAAACCATACcataatgtttatttatttattacatcgtACTGTTGCGAGACACGTTTATAAAATCTTCATTCATCATCTATTATGTTTGAAAAGTAATGGCATACGCCTGGAACTAAATGATCCATTATACAGCGAATGTTATCTAATTTTGTTTCGTCTAGAATCAGTATAATCTTTTCAGTAATGTCAtccaaatacaaaaattttacttcatGTTATTCATAATTCTGGCTGTTTCGTGCATCAAccaaattgttattaatacaaggagaaaatttatttgtcgtTCTGTCATAATcggaaaatttgtcaaaatgCGACTACGGGACCAACTAACGATCGTCAAATTACTTTTTCTCAAATTTGCAATCAGAATTGCGATATTTGGCTAATTTCAAATGTGTAACAACTTCATACGTCATACGATGTCTGTATGTATACCTCTGGCCGACGAGACGAGGCAGTAAAcgtaatcaaattttatttactatatgGTTTAGCGAATATATATCGGTCTGCTTATTCTGcagaacattttatttgttattagaagTAAGAAGcaataaaggaaattaaacTCGAAAGTtaagttaatttattaaaaataaatatataagaataacTAAAGATTAATGACGAAGACGGTTAATTTGAAATCACATCAAAACCGTcaaagttaattaaaagaaatagaacaagCGCGTTACaagaatatatgtaaatagaaaattcatctAAATAAATGAAGTTGAAATAATCAAACTGTCcgattcattttatataagatcaaaggaaaaactaatatttagaatgatataataatagatcaaggatatttaaaaagttattagcAGACTATCAActgatattattgaaataaataaataattgtatatttcagGGAACAGTAATCACAGTGATTTGTGACAATTAATTGCAGGATTTAACATGTGCATTGGCAATTGTTACACAATCTAGGAATATAAGACAATTACGCCTGTGccatttaatattaataatacagaGATAGTAAATTCTAAAAAACCTATTCACGAAGCACAATTGTAAACATAGATTgcaaataaagataatacGTGAGAAGAATCTTATACATCATCCTACCTTTATTACAACTCATCGTAAGTGCTTAATATACGtagttaattattattattattattattataggcTTTTCTTatagataaagaaatatagataataaattattacataagcAAAAAAacaatatcgatatatatcttttatttcaaagtttaaTAACACGAATTAGTAATAAGGTTTAAAATACataactaataaataaaatataaaaatatacaattcacatacataaaaaataatttctatcttACATTTTACCTTTATCATGCTTTATTCGTGAAATATAGTGAATCCTTTTCCATTTAAAACCAAACTTTGGAATGTACAAGTAATTGAGACCTCTTACATACTCCagaatgaaagaattaaatagtTCTTTCAACTGTGTTTACAAGCATGACTGCTTTAttacaatatgtaatattGAATTCGCAAGGATGTTGATACCATGGTTCGCCATCAATTTGCATAGCGCaagattttattatctttacctgaattttgtaaaatgtttaggaaaagaaagatagatagtagaaatataaagtaaataataacaCACTACGCATAATGCTTCTTTAAACACTTTTAAAAGCTCGATCTGTTGATTTGAATAAACTTTAAAATACCTTTACACTGTTAGCTTGTCCAAGTCGATAAGGCTGAGACAATCCTACTTGAAGTTGAGCCATATGAAATGATGAATAAAGCGCAACTACCTCTAATTTACCGTCATTGATACTTTGTTTTCCATATTGTTCGTGGCCTATTCAATATAAAACGTTCACGTTTCTCCGATTACCTCACATATAAAAGGATATGTGTAAGTACCTTCCAATCCCATATTCCACAGATCAACTCCAGCAGCCCACGATGGaatgtttaatattacaatacttTCGATGGATGGCAAATTCACTTTCTCTTCATCCAAATATAACTCTATATTCTTATCAAGATCTTTGCAGTCCCGTTCAACTACTTGTTGCATACCAAAGCACAAGTATAGTAGCTAACAAAAGCGCAAAAACACACatcattttatacaataacaAAGTAAATATCCAATAAGATATAGAGTACCTTATTAAACAATCTACTGCTATAGAAGTAAAAACGACTCTCTCTTGtacgatgaaaatttaatgttacttGTGCATCTACTCCCACGCTTAAGTAATTATACATGTAAAATGTTTGCTGCGAACTTCTAAGTCCTAATCCACCATATGGTTTTACTATCACAGTCCacctaataaaatatttagataattacgcatattaaaaacaatttgaaaCGGATTGTACGGGATATTTTCTGTGCACCTATCGAGTTCCACTTTTTGTGCTTTCTGTATTTCATGCAAAATATCTGCAGGATCCTTATCTGGATCATGCTCTTTTCCCCAGCCTAGCACTCTTGATAAATCATTTCCTGTTCCCAAAGGAATTACCGCTACAGATGGAACTGGCTATtacaagtaaaaatatttaattcacaaatatgtgtatatatatatatatatatataaaaattaatcaatatatatatatattaataatatatataaatacacacacacgcacaatGTTTACATGCAGTGTTTCCCAATGTCAtcgtgtattaaaaaaaacaaaaaaacacacacaaaaaaaaaaaaaaaaaaaggaaaaattaacaTCGAGATCCCTACAAGAAACAATGTTGCAAGGTATatattcgtttctcttttcacataaaaaaattgttagtaGTACGCGTATTACCTCCAATCCAAGCTTATGAATAGCATTCAATAACCAAGCTATTGTTCCATCTCCACCTGCTACAAGGACTGTACATGTTACTTTCCCAAGTAAACGACACCATTCTAAAACAGCGACTGGATCACGCTCTGATAAATCAACAACTTGTGCAGGATTTAATAACCTTCTAAACAGAGACAAGATTTCTGCTCCATCATTATTACCAGATCTTTTATTggctgaaaataaattttataaactgaATTCTGATTGTAAAaaaacttatattttatacatacatgtataatatataattatattattataacattgttataattttcttgtGCTAACATACCAACAACTATAAGAGGATTCCACTGAGGCCAATTTGGAGGTATAACCGAACAAAGGTATAATCTACGTCTTACAGTACTTCGTAGATTTAAGCTACTTGGTGGAATTATCATTAACTTAAATTTACCAAAATCACATATCTAGcagaatttaaaagataacAATAAGTAATCAATCATTCCTATAGATTATAAGcaattgtaagaaatatttagaaaaagcATACTTTAGAAAGCTTAGACTTGCAGTTATCGTGGACACATTTTTGACACCAACAGCACCACCAATCTGTTAGTCCAGGTTCCACATCACATTCCTCATTACATATTTCACATATAACATTTAGAGCTAAATTACCTTATGTGAAATGAGTAGACAGAGATTAACTTAAATAAcgtcataatttaatttaaataatttagtaCATAGTTTATGTAATACCTAATatttagaaacaaataataatttaatttttatatgttgttcataaaatatagaaacataaGAGGATAAAACGTACCTTTTATCCAATGGTGCTTCATTGGTTCATTTGCGTTTACGGTAACAAGTTTGCACTTTAATTGCTTATCTGCAATCTTGACACATGTAGGATCCGCACAAACACCACATGAATCACAGATCAAaccattaatatttaacaacaaGCTTTCACAAATGCTACAATAATATGCCTACAGATAAAAGCaatatttgtaacttttatataccTATGTACacacattataatttaaataaatcttataTTTAACATTCTAAATTAATGTTGTCCAAAATGATCAGCAgatcatttatttcaattaactcATACTCAACAAATTACTTTCAAAACATAATCATTAATTaccaataattttgtatttctgtAAGCAATAGTACATTCATACTgacatttgtatatttatgctAAAAACGAGAGGATTGtaattatgttgtatataaCAGTGTAATTATAAGATACGAAGCTTGCCAAATATAAATGAAGATATATGCATATAAgcaatatatttgttaatatataaaacatgcACAGACAAGTACCTTTGTTTCCCTTCTTATGGATATCCAATTATGCTCTTTGGTAACATCTCTAATATGAATATGGGGCTCTCGTACAAGATATCGGAAGAAATTTAGCATAAGTATGAAAAATATGGTAAACAATGCACACAGAACATTGGTACTATATCCGTCCTCTAAcatgttattaaataaattttgtttcttccaaAATCATCACATTCATAAGATGATTACTGCTGtcaaatatatcaatatatcacagatatttttatataccacGGTTTCTTGTATCAGAAAAGCTTGTTTCGTATGATCCTAAAATAATCTGACAcctttcttctcgtttcgatTGCATCAAGAAAAAAGAGCtacaaacataaaaatatatatttcattcgaataattaaaaatgtgaatAATAATGGATAGTGACATTAATTTAATGGCATTGGTTACACAAACATAAAAGAAGGACAAATAAACACATTACCAtatatagagaaaaatataataatagtaaaaaagcTATTCCATTTCGATGAtcaaactaaataaaattgataaggaataaaatttgtatacgtTTCTTAACTTTTTTACCATCAAGTCATTTGAATCTTAATCGCCTTCTACCGCACTGTCCGCCGTCCGCAGTCCGCACTGCACTTCACATCATTCTATATGAACTACTCCTTGTGTAATGCAATGTGTAATAATCTATACATACTGCCAACATactaatatagaaaaataaaaattgtagtgTTAAATCATTTTCATTGCTTGATTTAGTTCACCTATGTAAAATgcaaatttgtttattaaatattcctcACTCCACgcctatttttataatataaatagagtTTCATAAAACTACGaaattgattttgaaaataaattataactaattataattttatcgaattaatttaaaaatt carries:
- the LOC132913329 gene encoding diacylglycerol kinase epsilon isoform X1; this translates as MLEDGYSTNVLCALFTIFFILMLNFFRYLVREPHIHIRDVTKEHNWISIRRETKAYYCSICESLLLNINGLICDSCGVCADPTCVKIADKQLKCKLVTVNANEPMKHHWIKGNLALNVICEICNEECDVEPGLTDWWCCWCQKCVHDNCKSKLSKICDFGKFKLMIIPPSSLNLRSTVRRRLYLCSVIPPNWPQWNPLIVVANKRSGNNDGAEILSLFRRLLNPAQVVDLSERDPVAVLEWCRLLGKVTCTVLVAGGDGTIAWLLNAIHKLGLEPVPSVAVIPLGTGNDLSRVLGWGKEHDPDKDPADILHEIQKAQKVELDRWTVIVKPYGGLGLRSSQQTFYMYNYLSVGVDAQVTLNFHRTRESRFYFYSSRLFNKLLYLCFGMQQVVERDCKDLDKNIELYLDEEKVNLPSIESIVILNIPSWAAGVDLWNMGLEGHEQYGKQSINDGKLEVVALYSSFHMAQLQVGLSQPYRLGQANSVKVKIIKSCAMQIDGEPWYQHPCEFNITYCNKAVMLVNTVERTI
- the LOC132913329 gene encoding diacylglycerol kinase epsilon isoform X2; translation: MLEDGYSTNVLCALFTIFFILMLNFFRYLVREPHIHIRDVTKEHNWISIRRETKAYYCSICESLLLNINGLICDSCGVCADPTCVKIADKQLKCKLVTVNANEPMKHHWIKALNVICEICNEECDVEPGLTDWWCCWCQKCVHDNCKSKLSKICDFGKFKLMIIPPSSLNLRSTVRRRLYLCSVIPPNWPQWNPLIVVANKRSGNNDGAEILSLFRRLLNPAQVVDLSERDPVAVLEWCRLLGKVTCTVLVAGGDGTIAWLLNAIHKLGLEPVPSVAVIPLGTGNDLSRVLGWGKEHDPDKDPADILHEIQKAQKVELDRWTVIVKPYGGLGLRSSQQTFYMYNYLSVGVDAQVTLNFHRTRESRFYFYSSRLFNKLLYLCFGMQQVVERDCKDLDKNIELYLDEEKVNLPSIESIVILNIPSWAAGVDLWNMGLEGHEQYGKQSINDGKLEVVALYSSFHMAQLQVGLSQPYRLGQANSVKVKIIKSCAMQIDGEPWYQHPCEFNITYCNKAVMLVNTVERTI